In Limibacter armeniacum, a single window of DNA contains:
- a CDS encoding DUF58 domain-containing protein produces the protein MDFNKIKEYGNLELLARQMVEGFITGLHKSPYHGFSVEFAEHSLYNLGESTKHIDWKVYARTDRLYTKKYEEETNLRAMILLDTSSSMYYPMEDYGKINFSAVAAAAMAYMLQKQRDAVGLCTFSDEIEMLTQVRSTPKHLHNLYLTLNQLLESQPKKQKKSHVAEVIHQVADQIHKRSLVIIFSDMMENNDNHDEMFAALQHLKHNNHEVLLFHVMDSETELDFDFPERPTIFVDVETGQEEKAQPAQVREYYQNIIQEKFYDIKVKCGQFKIDFIEADCRKNIDQILLPYLIKRGKMK, from the coding sequence ATGGACTTTAATAAGATAAAAGAATACGGAAACCTTGAACTGCTTGCTCGACAGATGGTGGAAGGTTTTATTACAGGATTGCATAAGTCTCCTTATCATGGCTTTTCTGTAGAGTTTGCAGAGCACAGCTTGTATAACTTGGGGGAAAGTACCAAACATATTGATTGGAAGGTTTATGCACGTACCGATAGGCTGTATACTAAGAAGTATGAGGAAGAGACAAATCTCCGTGCCATGATTTTGTTGGATACATCATCTTCGATGTATTATCCGATGGAAGACTACGGTAAGATTAACTTCAGTGCAGTAGCGGCAGCGGCAATGGCTTATATGTTGCAGAAGCAAAGAGATGCAGTTGGGCTTTGTACATTTTCTGATGAGATCGAAATGTTAACTCAGGTAAGGTCTACGCCAAAGCATTTGCATAACCTGTACCTGACACTGAACCAGCTATTGGAATCTCAGCCTAAGAAACAGAAAAAATCACATGTGGCAGAAGTAATTCATCAGGTGGCAGATCAGATTCATAAACGTTCGTTGGTGATTATTTTCAGTGACATGATGGAGAATAATGATAACCATGATGAGATGTTTGCCGCATTACAGCACTTGAAGCATAATAACCATGAAGTGCTGCTATTTCATGTGATGGATAGCGAGACAGAATTGGATTTTGACTTTCCTGAGCGACCAACCATTTTTGTAGATGTTGAAACGGGTCAGGAAGAGAAGGCACAACCTGCACAGGTTCGGGAGTATTACCAAAACATTATTCAGGAGAAGTTCTATGATATCAAAGTAAAGTGTGGGCAGTTCAAGATTGACTTTATTGAGGCTGACTGCAGAAAGAATATAGATCAGATTCTCTTGCCATATTTGATAAAGAGAGGGAAGATGAAGTAA
- a CDS encoding fibronectin type III domain-containing protein → MAIITKYTSSSGFVGANQACGLSHGKIAFLVVVQGDAKAWDMADAALWKTKMEDGTIKTIFKCRGNLAAGSTSTKQASGTRSDQNTGTAFSHPVIIDNYENAMGILNQICQPCANYGAILVFKDYTAAVILDNTDDQNFLPVRYDFNGQSEGSETSTREASGTVNWTALHKEFYTKVPSEVFLSPTAPSGLVSANEDADSFDVTFDAVAGATQYRLDVATDLAFTSKVVGFDDKVITSSGGVTETTTVDGLAASTSYFVRVRAVNGAGTSANSKIIQVLTTA, encoded by the coding sequence ATGGCAATTATCACAAAATACACCTCCTCTTCCGGCTTTGTGGGAGCCAATCAGGCATGCGGTCTGTCCCACGGAAAGATTGCATTCCTGGTGGTCGTGCAAGGGGATGCCAAAGCGTGGGACATGGCGGATGCCGCACTGTGGAAGACCAAGATGGAGGATGGCACGATCAAGACCATCTTCAAGTGCCGTGGCAACTTGGCGGCAGGTTCCACCTCCACCAAGCAGGCATCAGGCACAAGGTCTGACCAGAACACGGGAACGGCTTTCTCCCATCCGGTCATCATTGACAACTATGAGAACGCTATGGGGATCCTGAACCAGATCTGCCAGCCATGCGCCAATTATGGGGCCATACTGGTATTCAAGGACTATACCGCTGCCGTGATCCTGGACAACACCGATGACCAGAACTTCCTGCCGGTGCGCTACGATTTCAACGGCCAGTCGGAAGGTTCCGAAACCTCGACAAGGGAGGCATCAGGCACCGTGAACTGGACAGCCCTGCACAAGGAGTTCTACACCAAGGTACCTTCAGAGGTATTCCTGAGCCCAACGGCTCCTTCAGGTCTGGTATCCGCCAATGAGGATGCAGACAGTTTTGATGTGACCTTTGATGCCGTGGCTGGAGCAACCCAGTACCGTCTGGATGTGGCCACTGACTTGGCATTCACCAGCAAGGTGGTTGGTTTTGATGACAAGGTCATCACTTCTTCGGGAGGCGTAACCGAAACCACCACGGTGGATGGCCTTGCCGCTTCCACCAGCTACTTTGTGAGGGTGAGGGCTGTCAACGGGGCAGGCACTTCTGCCAATTCGAAAATCATTCAGGTATTGACCACTGCCTAA
- a CDS encoding DUF3276 family protein, whose protein sequence is MEENKGREEIYSKRVRAGKRTYFFDVKATRSNDYYLTITESKKRYKDEGHYYEKHKIFLYKEDFNKFVEALNECVDHVKEELMPDYDYARIEDNDLDDELSWE, encoded by the coding sequence GTGGAAGAGAATAAAGGAAGAGAAGAGATCTACTCAAAAAGAGTACGCGCTGGTAAAAGAACGTACTTTTTTGATGTGAAAGCAACGCGCTCAAATGACTATTATCTCACGATTACTGAGAGTAAAAAGCGCTACAAAGACGAAGGCCATTATTATGAGAAACACAAGATTTTCCTTTACAAGGAAGACTTCAACAAGTTTGTGGAAGCACTAAACGAGTGTGTGGATCATGTTAAAGAAGAGCTTATGCCTGACTATGACTACGCCCGCATTGAGGACAATGACCTTGATGATGAATTAAGCTGGGAGTAG
- a CDS encoding HK97 family phage prohead protease, which translates to MEKKRFKVADSGLNRKKMRVMVEGIRTGNFLMNPVMLLNHKRDEVIGHWEDLEVVNGEMFATPVFASTKRAKEIAQLVEDKALRAASIGVDPIDFTSNPAYILPGQKLKTLKESELMEISIVTIPAIAGAVRVFSADGEALDIPEIEINHQNNMDISKFNIALGLAENATEADALQAIEALKVDKSSETLSAIATKFSLEQVSEESISSLLVGAAGSAAEEFAVSLGLEKTATEEEVNAKIETFKALESKNTELEQKLNGYNAQVTSLLEKSQQYQADKNKAEGEEKEGEPEAVTFSQKLAKKVMNFSN; encoded by the coding sequence ATGGAAAAGAAAAGATTCAAGGTTGCTGACTCAGGTCTGAACCGGAAGAAAATGAGGGTAATGGTGGAAGGTATCAGGACTGGAAACTTCTTGATGAATCCGGTGATGCTATTGAACCACAAACGCGATGAGGTAATTGGGCATTGGGAGGATTTGGAAGTCGTGAATGGGGAAATGTTTGCAACGCCCGTTTTTGCGTCAACAAAAAGGGCAAAGGAAATAGCTCAACTGGTAGAAGACAAAGCATTGCGAGCAGCTTCTATTGGTGTTGATCCTATTGATTTTACCAGTAACCCAGCTTATATCCTTCCAGGGCAAAAGCTCAAGACGCTGAAAGAAAGTGAACTAATGGAGATATCCATTGTCACTATCCCAGCAATTGCAGGCGCGGTCAGGGTATTCTCAGCAGATGGTGAGGCTTTGGATATTCCAGAAATAGAAATAAACCATCAGAACAATATGGACATCTCAAAATTCAATATCGCACTCGGTCTTGCCGAGAACGCCACAGAAGCGGACGCCTTGCAAGCAATTGAGGCACTTAAAGTAGACAAGAGCAGTGAAACGCTGTCTGCCATTGCTACCAAGTTCAGCCTTGAACAGGTCAGTGAGGAAAGTATCAGTTCACTGCTAGTTGGTGCGGCTGGTTCTGCTGCTGAAGAGTTTGCTGTTTCACTTGGCTTGGAGAAAACAGCCACTGAGGAAGAGGTAAATGCAAAGATCGAAACCTTCAAGGCATTGGAGAGCAAGAACACAGAACTGGAGCAGAAGCTTAACGGCTACAATGCTCAGGTAACCTCCTTGCTGGAGAAAAGCCAGCAGTACCAGGCTGACAAAAACAAGGCAGAAGGCGAGGAAAAGGAAGGAGAACCTGAAGCGGTTACCTTCTCGCAGAAGCTGGCAAAAAAAGTTATGAATTTCTCAAACTAA
- a CDS encoding septal ring lytic transglycosylase RlpA family protein, translating to MKLRAVCRVFGFTKVLILGMLLVTNWAVGQKYKVGYTEKGKASYYAEKFHGRLTASGEKYNMYANTCAHRKLPFGTILKVTNLGNGKWITVKVNDRGPFKSNRILDLSKGAAAKIDMIKAGIGNVKIEIISMKGSGGTTGTETTVVAENDKKSPIRSVGTYSVWGTSKKVVADYGVQIASYTNSESAAKEGKRAIKLGLDDIYIQSGWLNGKKCYRVLYGAFSKSQARKEIRTVKKKGYKGAFLKKHL from the coding sequence ATGAAACTGAGAGCTGTTTGTAGAGTGTTTGGCTTTACAAAAGTATTGATATTGGGGATGCTGCTGGTGACCAATTGGGCAGTAGGACAGAAATATAAGGTGGGGTACACTGAAAAGGGGAAGGCTTCATATTATGCGGAGAAGTTTCATGGCAGACTAACGGCAAGTGGAGAAAAATATAATATGTATGCCAATACTTGTGCACACCGAAAACTTCCTTTCGGGACTATATTGAAAGTGACCAATTTGGGTAATGGTAAGTGGATTACAGTGAAAGTAAACGATAGGGGGCCTTTCAAGAGCAATAGGATTCTGGACCTGTCAAAAGGGGCTGCTGCTAAAATTGACATGATTAAAGCAGGAATCGGAAATGTCAAAATTGAAATAATCAGTATGAAAGGAAGTGGAGGTACTACAGGTACTGAAACTACTGTAGTAGCTGAAAATGATAAGAAATCTCCAATCAGAAGTGTTGGCACCTATAGTGTTTGGGGAACTTCCAAAAAGGTAGTGGCAGATTATGGTGTACAGATCGCATCTTACACCAACTCTGAAAGTGCGGCCAAGGAAGGTAAGAGAGCTATTAAGTTAGGGCTGGATGATATTTATATCCAATCAGGCTGGTTGAATGGGAAGAAGTGCTATCGTGTATTGTACGGGGCTTTTTCTAAAAGTCAAGCACGAAAGGAAATCCGCACAGTGAAAAAGAAAGGATATAAAGGCGCTTTTTTGAAAAAACATTTATAA
- a CDS encoding 1-acyl-sn-glycerol-3-phosphate acyltransferase, whose translation MNKLFVYLFKKAGWKVEGNLPKKEKKYLIVVAPHTSMLDFFVGIPTRIIAGFRVHFLVKKEMFYWPVGSVLKSLGGHPVDRVQKGGLVDQVVDMYNQHEEFAIAVTPEGTRDYNPKWKTGFYYIATKANIPIVPLGMDFSRKTVFIGKPLYTTGKMDRDMEVLKSFFRPLRGRHPEKGVI comes from the coding sequence ATGAACAAACTATTTGTCTATCTTTTTAAGAAAGCAGGTTGGAAAGTAGAGGGGAACTTGCCTAAGAAAGAAAAAAAGTACTTGATTGTTGTTGCACCCCACACAAGTATGTTGGATTTTTTTGTAGGAATCCCAACCAGAATTATCGCAGGTTTTAGAGTGCACTTTTTAGTAAAGAAAGAAATGTTTTACTGGCCAGTGGGTTCGGTATTGAAAAGTTTGGGAGGTCATCCTGTAGATCGAGTCCAAAAGGGCGGTTTAGTTGATCAGGTAGTAGATATGTATAATCAGCATGAAGAGTTTGCAATTGCTGTTACTCCTGAAGGTACCCGTGACTATAACCCAAAGTGGAAGACAGGCTTTTATTATATAGCGACTAAAGCCAATATACCTATTGTACCACTAGGAATGGACTTTAGCCGAAAAACGGTTTTTATAGGTAAGCCTCTATATACAACGGGCAAAATGGATCGTGATATGGAAGTTTTGAAGTCTTTTTTCAGGCCATTGCGAGGTAGACATCCAGAAAAAGGTGTTATCTAG
- a CDS encoding ATP-binding response regulator codes for MKKILVIEDEKGLRDSIAEMLEITGYDVETAVDGADGITRATTQVPDLILCDVMMPNVDGYDVLKFIRSDKTLQATPFIFLTAKVERQDIRIGMNLSADDYITKPFDYDELIEAIEVRLERVSHIRQDLTEIIEEVHTNMENHKGIMDPQTYEEINNLRQILSTKNEALDKYCYMNSHKLRAPLCRILGLVDLIERSGDNNRELLDKLKESADDLDGVTKEINLVLSNAMSENV; via the coding sequence ATGAAAAAAATACTTGTTATTGAAGATGAAAAAGGACTTCGTGACAGTATAGCTGAAATGCTTGAAATCACTGGCTATGACGTTGAAACTGCTGTGGATGGTGCTGATGGCATCACCAGAGCGACCACTCAAGTACCTGACTTAATCCTATGCGATGTCATGATGCCCAATGTAGATGGATATGATGTACTCAAATTCATCCGAAGTGACAAAACCCTACAAGCAACTCCATTTATTTTTCTGACAGCCAAGGTTGAAAGACAAGATATAAGAATCGGGATGAACCTCAGTGCAGATGACTATATCACAAAGCCTTTTGATTATGATGAGCTGATAGAAGCAATAGAGGTAAGACTTGAAAGAGTAAGCCACATCAGACAAGATTTAACCGAAATCATTGAAGAGGTCCATACTAATATGGAAAACCACAAAGGCATTATGGATCCTCAAACTTATGAAGAGATTAACAATTTGAGACAGATCCTTTCTACCAAGAATGAAGCACTGGACAAATACTGTTACATGAACTCACATAAACTGAGAGCGCCTCTATGCAGAATACTTGGATTGGTAGACTTGATTGAACGAAGTGGGGATAATAATAGGGAGTTACTCGATAAGCTCAAAGAGTCAGCTGATGATCTGGATGGAGTAACCAAAGAAATCAACCTAGTCTTATCAAATGCCATGTCTGAAAATGTCTGA
- a CDS encoding terminase small subunit, giving the protein MAKKKKLSDKQRRFCEEYIIDWNATRAAIAAGYSERTAYSMGNENLKKPEIQEVLNELRTDIAKQAGLSALKVALELKKIAFASPANLRKDWRELKDWEDLTEDEKAAISAIRVNNKFDKDGLHLIEEVNYEMYNKLKALEMLNKQLGFNEPDKQEISINDGEITVNYK; this is encoded by the coding sequence ATGGCTAAGAAGAAGAAGCTCTCCGACAAGCAACGCAGGTTCTGTGAGGAGTACATCATTGACTGGAACGCCACCCGTGCAGCAATCGCAGCGGGGTATAGTGAGCGCACAGCCTACAGCATGGGCAATGAGAACCTGAAAAAACCTGAAATACAGGAAGTGCTCAACGAGCTCAGGACAGACATTGCCAAACAGGCAGGACTCTCTGCATTGAAGGTGGCACTGGAGCTGAAGAAGATTGCTTTTGCTTCACCTGCCAACCTGCGGAAGGACTGGCGGGAATTGAAGGACTGGGAAGACCTCACTGAAGATGAGAAGGCTGCCATTTCTGCTATCAGGGTTAACAATAAGTTTGACAAGGATGGTCTCCACCTGATAGAGGAGGTTAATTACGAGATGTACAACAAGCTCAAGGCGCTGGAAATGCTAAACAAGCAATTGGGCTTCAATGAACCAGACAAGCAGGAGATTTCAATCAATGATGGGGAGATAACGGTAAACTATAAATGA
- a CDS encoding AI-2E family transporter translates to MNERKFFFDRRVLNFTLWSIGLIVVGWYLRDILAYLLIALVLSAILRTPTNYFANIQFFGLRMPRGLSILISFLLLFGMIALFVYLFAPLVSEQIKVISNIDFTNLLRSIEVPLASFERFMIDNQLTVQSEGFLKDSIFSKISELPERIPTFINSLLQFTGNIFVGLIAVMFITFFFLYEPGNFKKYFISLIPNKYFEVSISAVSKTENLLSNYLLGLFVQMVSIFSIASLGLLIAGVEYAVTIAVFAAIANLIPFLGPLLGGVFGLFVGLSTNAGLLNPEDYLILTIKIVSVFAVVQLTDNLFLQPMIFSKSVKTHPLVIFLAVFVGAAIANILGMILAIPTFTIIRVILGEFYKGYKQYQIFRD, encoded by the coding sequence GTGAACGAAAGAAAGTTCTTTTTCGACCGAAGAGTACTCAACTTTACGCTATGGAGTATCGGATTGATTGTCGTTGGATGGTATTTAAGAGATATTCTTGCCTACCTTCTGATCGCACTTGTACTTTCTGCCATACTGCGAACGCCAACCAACTATTTTGCTAATATTCAGTTTTTTGGATTGCGCATGCCCAGAGGGCTTTCCATTCTGATATCATTCCTACTGCTTTTTGGCATGATTGCACTGTTTGTGTACCTGTTTGCACCACTGGTATCAGAGCAGATTAAAGTGATCTCAAATATAGATTTCACAAACCTTCTCAGAAGTATTGAAGTCCCTCTTGCCTCATTTGAAAGGTTTATGATAGACAATCAACTTACGGTACAATCAGAGGGCTTCCTGAAAGACAGTATCTTCTCTAAAATCAGTGAATTACCTGAACGCATTCCAACTTTTATCAATAGTTTACTTCAGTTTACAGGTAATATTTTTGTGGGCTTAATTGCCGTGATGTTCATTACTTTCTTCTTCCTGTATGAACCTGGCAATTTCAAAAAATACTTTATTTCCCTCATCCCTAACAAGTATTTTGAGGTATCGATTTCAGCTGTCAGTAAAACTGAAAACCTGTTATCCAATTACCTTCTTGGCCTTTTTGTTCAAATGGTCAGTATTTTCTCCATTGCCTCACTAGGATTGTTAATTGCAGGTGTAGAGTATGCAGTCACGATCGCTGTATTTGCTGCCATAGCCAACCTTATTCCTTTTCTAGGTCCTCTTTTGGGAGGTGTATTTGGACTTTTTGTAGGACTTTCGACCAATGCGGGTCTATTAAATCCCGAAGACTACCTGATCCTGACGATCAAGATTGTATCTGTTTTTGCTGTAGTACAGCTAACGGATAACCTCTTCTTACAACCTATGATTTTCTCCAAAAGTGTGAAAACCCACCCACTTGTCATCTTCCTAGCTGTTTTTGTAGGGGCTGCTATTGCCAATATTCTTGGTATGATTCTCGCAATTCCAACTTTTACAATTATCCGTGTTATACTAGGAGAATTTTACAAAGGGTATAAACAATATCAGATCTTTAGGGATTAG
- a CDS encoding septal ring lytic transglycosylase RlpA family protein, whose product MNHRFMYTIRGMLVLCCMLSIQLLSAQVIRKVGYKETGKASFYPGDRNGAITASGEPYDMYAMTAAHKYIAFNCMVKVRNIDNGREILVRVNDRAYTDSRIIDLTYKAAEKLEILGTGTANVAIEIVSLTPSENQSTEVASDVDLPDSDHAIVFDEAYTMRFVEVGTYNLKGDKVIAKGYGLQIDACTDISCALNTASKFNEMLFRDIFIQTGWANGQKVYRVLLGAFENTDQAINLKEFLNCNEIGAFVKRHYQ is encoded by the coding sequence ATGAACCATAGATTTATGTACACGATTCGGGGGATGCTTGTGCTTTGCTGTATGCTAAGCATTCAGTTGCTGAGTGCACAAGTAATCAGAAAGGTGGGATACAAAGAGACAGGTAAAGCATCTTTTTATCCGGGAGACAGAAATGGAGCCATTACAGCAAGTGGCGAACCATACGATATGTATGCTATGACAGCTGCTCATAAGTATATAGCTTTCAATTGTATGGTGAAAGTGAGAAATATTGATAATGGGAGAGAAATTTTGGTAAGGGTTAACGATCGTGCGTATACGGACTCCCGAATTATCGACCTGACTTACAAGGCTGCCGAAAAGCTTGAGATACTAGGGACTGGAACAGCCAATGTAGCGATTGAAATTGTATCTCTAACCCCTTCAGAAAACCAAAGTACGGAAGTGGCCTCTGATGTTGACTTGCCGGATAGTGATCATGCCATTGTATTTGATGAAGCTTATACGATGAGGTTTGTAGAAGTTGGAACCTATAATCTAAAAGGAGATAAGGTTATTGCAAAGGGATATGGTTTGCAAATCGACGCCTGTACTGATATAAGCTGTGCGCTTAACACCGCAAGTAAATTCAATGAGATGCTCTTTAGAGATATTTTTATTCAAACAGGTTGGGCTAATGGTCAAAAGGTTTACAGGGTGCTTTTGGGTGCTTTTGAAAATACAGACCAAGCTATAAACCTTAAGGAGTTTTTAAATTGCAACGAAATTGGCGCTTTTGTAAAGCGACATTATCAGTAG
- a CDS encoding phage tail tape measure protein: protein MAVKETFNLEFAEYKQFLKVLEDVSQELGVVQKDLDQVKQNAKQSGQEAKNSFSGIKGSGDELLGNLGQVGGKMLDLKGAALQFGKVNMFAAAVTGAVLLGRELQQLASQYRALGKDVQFFTGAQGSELIKQTAQVKALSDTYGKDFKETLRSINAQAKNFKISFEEAFVTVRRGFENGADVTDEYLKRIEEYAPQFANAGFALNDLISIAQTEAQEGVWDDKLLDSVKEIQLSLLELTDVQQKALAPLGQDFTDRLFAGLRSGTISVKEAMSLLNKQIKDTNLSVDQLQTLTADIGKGATEDIGGLVRVLDLVEQSSKNANEQMGYTTDETKDLTDATIDLETATAELAKELGFLDDWAKATETMWTNFKTWGVEAFTELIKQAKRWRLVTFGDAEDKERLKQMELQDRKEQLEKLTYLELQQQKMLSDQKADIQYKRGDRKMEERFRKEAEEYAAEIEKRKKASDDYYAAEADRKLRDDAAKKKKYEEELAKIQAERAKKAAEDTAKAKADADKKAAEEAKKRLAEYNKATQEAQLEYYEQELEAKRAYLNGEIELEELQNEIIAGIRLSRAEKLAEIAEEYGQADGSEKLEVMEAELELTEAQMEVDEERAERKQKLLEQKKELQEELNEINEATTEGFLNSAEALAEIVTNGEDAANAIGAFSQAYQAYAQIKEAFDQREIILSQLKAVQKKKEAAAAGAATTAKTGEAVAEQAKLKFPYNLVAIAATVGAVFSALASVASLRGFNDGGFTGSDTLFRDSNGHDVVGTVHKDEFVFTSEKTRKLLPAFEAIHTGKVSDEAVMSLVTGEEAARNRQQEYMVAVSSGNTNVTIDNRDTAKAIEKGFQSLPSMLVLPDRDRMWTALSYKNSKQVKMNAKHRLT from the coding sequence GTGGCAGTAAAGGAAACATTCAATCTCGAATTTGCGGAGTACAAGCAGTTCCTGAAAGTCCTTGAGGATGTCAGTCAGGAACTGGGAGTGGTACAGAAAGACCTCGATCAGGTCAAGCAGAACGCCAAGCAATCCGGGCAGGAAGCCAAGAACAGCTTTTCAGGAATCAAGGGTTCCGGTGATGAGCTGCTGGGCAACCTCGGTCAGGTGGGTGGCAAGATGCTTGACCTGAAAGGCGCTGCCCTGCAGTTTGGGAAAGTGAACATGTTTGCCGCTGCCGTGACTGGAGCTGTATTGCTTGGCCGTGAACTCCAGCAGCTGGCAAGCCAGTACAGGGCACTTGGCAAGGATGTACAGTTCTTCACTGGTGCACAGGGCAGTGAGCTGATCAAGCAAACGGCACAGGTAAAGGCATTGTCTGACACCTACGGCAAGGACTTCAAGGAAACGCTGCGCTCCATCAATGCACAGGCTAAAAACTTCAAAATATCCTTTGAGGAAGCTTTTGTCACAGTCAGGCGTGGTTTTGAAAACGGGGCGGATGTGACGGATGAATACCTGAAGCGGATTGAGGAGTATGCCCCGCAGTTTGCCAATGCAGGGTTTGCGCTCAATGACCTGATCAGCATTGCCCAAACCGAGGCACAGGAAGGGGTTTGGGATGATAAGCTGCTGGATTCTGTGAAAGAGATTCAGCTCTCTCTTTTGGAGCTTACCGATGTGCAGCAAAAGGCACTGGCCCCATTGGGTCAGGACTTCACAGACAGGCTTTTTGCAGGACTTCGATCGGGTACCATCTCCGTGAAGGAAGCCATGAGTTTGCTTAACAAGCAAATCAAGGACACCAACCTGTCAGTAGACCAGTTGCAGACCCTGACGGCTGATATTGGCAAAGGTGCGACTGAGGACATTGGCGGACTGGTTCGGGTACTGGATCTGGTGGAACAGTCCAGCAAGAATGCCAATGAACAGATGGGTTACACCACTGACGAGACAAAAGACTTGACAGATGCTACCATCGACTTGGAAACTGCCACTGCTGAGCTTGCCAAGGAACTGGGCTTTTTGGATGACTGGGCCAAAGCCACAGAAACCATGTGGACAAATTTCAAGACATGGGGAGTGGAGGCATTCACGGAGCTGATCAAACAGGCAAAACGTTGGAGACTGGTCACTTTTGGCGATGCTGAAGACAAGGAAAGGCTCAAGCAAATGGAGTTGCAGGACCGGAAGGAGCAACTGGAGAAGCTGACCTATCTGGAATTGCAGCAGCAGAAGATGCTTTCTGACCAAAAAGCGGATATCCAGTATAAGCGTGGAGACAGGAAAATGGAGGAACGGTTCCGGAAAGAAGCGGAAGAGTATGCAGCCGAGATCGAGAAGCGCAAGAAAGCAAGTGATGACTACTATGCGGCAGAAGCAGACAGGAAACTAAGGGATGATGCAGCCAAGAAGAAAAAGTATGAGGAAGAATTAGCCAAGATACAGGCTGAAAGAGCTAAAAAAGCCGCTGAAGACACCGCCAAAGCCAAAGCAGACGCTGATAAGAAAGCAGCTGAAGAAGCAAAGAAACGGCTAGCAGAATATAACAAGGCGACACAGGAAGCGCAGCTGGAATACTACGAGCAGGAACTGGAAGCCAAGCGGGCATACCTGAATGGGGAGATTGAACTGGAAGAACTCCAAAATGAAATCATTGCCGGCATTAGGCTTTCCAGAGCTGAAAAGCTGGCAGAGATCGCAGAGGAATACGGACAGGCGGATGGAAGTGAAAAGCTTGAGGTAATGGAGGCGGAATTGGAATTGACTGAAGCGCAAATGGAAGTTGATGAGGAACGGGCAGAACGTAAGCAAAAGCTATTGGAGCAGAAAAAGGAGTTGCAGGAGGAATTGAATGAAATCAATGAGGCAACAACTGAAGGGTTCCTGAATTCAGCAGAGGCACTGGCAGAGATTGTAACCAATGGGGAAGATGCAGCAAACGCTATAGGTGCATTTTCACAGGCATATCAGGCATATGCCCAGATCAAGGAAGCCTTTGACCAAAGGGAAATCATTCTCTCACAGTTGAAGGCTGTCCAGAAAAAGAAAGAGGCAGCTGCTGCTGGTGCTGCGACAACAGCTAAGACAGGAGAAGCAGTGGCAGAACAGGCAAAATTAAAATTCCCATACAATTTGGTAGCGATTGCAGCCACAGTGGGAGCGGTATTTTCAGCCTTGGCATCTGTGGCATCCTTAAGAGGGTTCAATGATGGTGGATTCACAGGTTCTGATACACTCTTCAGGGATAGCAATGGTCACGATGTGGTAGGCACGGTTCACAAGGATGAGTTTGTGTTCACCTCTGAAAAGACCCGCAAGCTGTTGCCTGCCTTTGAGGCCATCCATACCGGAAAGGTCAGCGATGAGGCAGTAATGTCACTGGTAACAGGAGAGGAAGCTGCCCGGAACAGGCAACAGGAATATATGGTAGCCGTCAGCAGCGGCAACACCAATGTCACGATTGACAACAGGGACACCGCCAAGGCAATAGAGAAAGGATTCCAAAGTCTTCCTTCCATGCTGGTACTGCCGGACAGGGACAGGATGTGGACAGCACTTTCCTACAAGAACAGCAAGCAGGTAAAGATGAACGCCAAACACAGGTTGACATGA